The window CAGGCCTGGTAATATAATCTTTCAGTTGATGACAAGGACTATGAAAATTGATGATCGCTTACAGTCAGGGGAATATAATTTCAGTTCAGCAGAAAACCTGCTTCAAATCATTGATAAACTTGAAAAAGGCAAAGTAGTTCTGCACAGGATTACTATACCGGAAGGGTATCAATCTAAACAGATTGCCGGATTGCTTTCTGATAATGAAATTGCTGATTATGAGCAATTAATGGAATTAATACTGGAGGATAATGAATTTCGTGAAGGATTTTTATTCCCTGATACATATACATTTCCCAAAAATTATGGTGCTTATAATGTTTTAAAAACCATGAGTGATAATTTTAAAAATGTGATAAACAATCATATTGATGTTGAGATGGAATTTCCATTTGGGTTAGATTTTCATAAGGTAATTATCCTTGCTTCAATCATTGAAAAAGAAGCACAGGGGAAAGAAGACAAACCTAAAATTGCCTCAGTATTCTATAACCGGCTTAAAGATAGAATGATGCTGCAATCATGTGCTACAGTGCAGTATCTCTTAGAAAAACCCCGGGAAATACTTACACACGAGGATTTACAGATAGATTCTCCTTTTAATACTTATTTATACTATGGGTTACCCCCTGCACCAATCTGTAATCCGGGATTGGATTCAATACTGGCTGCTGTCTATCCTGCACAAGAGGATTTTCTTTACTTTGTTTTAGGAGCAGACGGAGAGCATGTATTTACCAGAACATATCAGGAACACCTGGATAATAAGCCGTAAAAGAGTATAACGTGAAAAAACAAGCAAGAGATACAGGATAAAATTAGTAGTTGGTCGTTGGTCGTTAGTATTTAGTAGATAGTGAATTACTATTAATTCAGTAAT is drawn from Atribacterota bacterium and contains these coding sequences:
- the mltG gene encoding endolytic transglycosylase MltG produces the protein MIKFLKFLIFLIAVLFLLALFVAVWILVPLNTTEITEKTLIIPYEYNSARIRHLLEEEKIIRPGNIIFQLMTRTMKIDDRLQSGEYNFSSAENLLQIIDKLEKGKVVLHRITIPEGYQSKQIAGLLSDNEIADYEQLMELILEDNEFREGFLFPDTYTFPKNYGAYNVLKTMSDNFKNVINNHIDVEMEFPFGLDFHKVIILASIIEKEAQGKEDKPKIASVFYNRLKDRMMLQSCATVQYLLEKPREILTHEDLQIDSPFNTYLYYGLPPAPICNPGLDSILAAVYPAQEDFLYFVLGADGEHVFTRTYQEHLDNKP